One region of Oryza sativa Japonica Group chromosome 5, ASM3414082v1 genomic DNA includes:
- the LOC136356722 gene encoding uncharacterized protein: MVFDIFVEPHCPQRVMRQFGLRQVFPGNVQPTVLPADHSLTRRGQLAGALWAPRVQQYVDDWVLATEEVINELFPHTEENYRDYLRWYLPRTRARVTFTPDAPEPHVAAVTDAYPTHRDRDYFVAADAARDISADITAVQVRLNRGLHLTDVEQRVTFDRMQEKMRAVMRVFSCRSAVDVVPPAGPVQPRPRAPTVGAGPRPTAPISHGPRLPSSAPSFGSVRPTAPVSHGPRLPSSAFAGTTGASTSSAGAFATSSGAFASSSSHGASISRPHGTLLFINTVKYLYETDGPCPAGFAAGIFGTGASSSHAGRTGPTSQFYDDDLHGADHHDVLGSSQLGGAPEAHTQEQPEVTPVQAGRVGRAVLPDRLTYSHGHIRAQGRRDRGKRPRQ, translated from the exons atggtgttcgacattttcgttgagcctcactgcccgcagcgtgtgatgagacagttcggacttaggcaggtgtttccgggcaacgtgcagccgaccgtcctccctgccgaccactc gttgactcgacggggacagctagcaggcgcactttgggctccacgtgtacagcagtacgttgacgactgggtgttagctacagaggaggtgatcaacgagctcttcccacacacggaggagaactaccgtgactaccttcgttggtaccttcctcgcactcgtgcgcgtgtgaccttcactccagacgccccagagccgcacgttgccgctgtcacggacgcgtatcccacgcaccgtgaccgagactacttcgtggcg gctgatgccgcacgggatatcagtgccgatatcaccgcagtccaagtgaggttgaacagaggtttgcacttgactgacgttgagcagagggtgaccttcgaccggatgcaggagaagatgcgtgcggtcatgcgcgtcttctcctgtcgcagcgccgtggacgtcgtacctccagctggtccggtacaaccacggcctcgcgcgcctaccgtcggagcaggacctcgacctacggcacctatttcgcacg gacctcgtttgccttcgagcgcccctagcttcggatcagtgcgacctacagcaccggtttcgcacg gacctcgtctgccttcgagcgcgttcgcaggcacgaccggcgcttccacgagctccgcaggggcgttcgccacctcttcgggcgcgttcgccagctcttcctctcacggagcgtcgatctctcgcccacacggtactttactttttattaatactgttaaatacctgtacgaaactgatggtccttgtccagcaggatttgcagccgggatcttcggtactggggcctcttcgtctcacgccggtaggactggtcctactagccagttctacgacgacgacttgcacggtgcagaccaccacgacgtactaggctcctctcagcttggaggagctccagaggcgcacactcaggagcagccagaggtcacacctgtacaggcaggacgggttggccgtgccgtactcccggaccgactcacgtactcccacgggcacattagggcgcagggtaggagggacaggggtaagaggcctcgtcagtag